One part of the Mariniflexile litorale genome encodes these proteins:
- a CDS encoding endonuclease, translating to MIDIPEDIIPVQHHLQTLAFYNLENLFDIYDDSRTNDNDLLPTSVKKWTSKRYDNKLRKLSFAISNIGKKETGKPPALVGLAEVENAKAIQDLINYKHLETCNYNYIHYDSLDERGIDVALIYDTTAFEVTHSEVFRIHLIDQLGIPDYTRDILLVSGLLDGETIHVIVNHWSSRREGEKETEPKRMASSHKVAEIIDNLRLENGDVKIIVMGDFNDDPSSNSIKNLVEEASLYNPMDTLRSFSRGTTMHNRQWNLFDQIIVSTNFFDKTPNRFEFDSANIFDEDFLKLFNGKYKGSPFRTYIGKKYQGGYSDHFPVYAIFKK from the coding sequence ATGATAGACATACCTGAAGATATTATCCCCGTTCAACACCATTTACAAACCTTAGCATTTTATAATCTTGAAAATTTGTTTGATATCTATGATGATTCCAGGACTAATGATAATGATTTGTTACCTACTTCCGTAAAAAAATGGACATCCAAACGTTACGACAATAAGCTTCGGAAATTAAGTTTTGCTATTTCTAACATCGGAAAGAAAGAAACAGGTAAACCTCCTGCACTTGTTGGTTTAGCTGAAGTTGAAAATGCGAAAGCTATTCAAGATTTAATAAACTATAAGCATTTAGAAACCTGTAATTACAACTATATACACTACGATTCTTTAGATGAACGCGGTATTGATGTGGCTTTGATATACGATACTACAGCTTTTGAAGTTACACATTCAGAAGTTTTTAGAATTCATTTAATTGACCAATTAGGAATACCAGATTATACTAGAGATATTTTATTGGTTTCTGGATTATTAGATGGCGAAACCATTCATGTAATTGTAAACCATTGGTCGTCTAGACGCGAAGGTGAAAAAGAAACCGAACCTAAACGCATGGCTTCATCACATAAAGTAGCTGAAATAATTGACAATCTACGTTTAGAAAATGGTGATGTTAAAATTATTGTTATGGGTGATTTTAACGACGATCCATCCAGCAATAGTATTAAAAATTTGGTTGAAGAAGCAAGTCTTTACAACCCCATGGATACGTTGCGTTCTTTTAGCAGAGGTACCACCATGCATAACCGACAGTGGAATTTATTCGACCAAATTATAGTTTCTACTAACTTTTTTGACAAAACACCTAATAGGTTTGAATTTGACTCCGCTAATATTTTTGATGAAGATTTTTTAAAACTCTTTAATGGGAAATACAAAGGCTCTCCTTTTAGAACTTATATAGGTAAAAAATATCAAGGTGGTTATAGCGACCACTTTCCGGTGTATGCTATTTTTAAGAAGTGA
- a CDS encoding DUF5689 domain-containing protein, producing MSNTNKFIMGALMTISFIACVKDDDYSVPDTIIKEPNIPRSNITTFKAIVELYEQAVNGGNTTVLIRDEQDLYIEGYVISSDKGGNFFEKLIIQNKADNSDPDNDPRLGLRIEINASSLYNTFEIGRKVYVKLNGLTIGLSNGVIAIGKGDSNKVKQIQASEYRQIIIRGTEVATLTPKVANIEDLTGKDENTLIQLNNIQVNRFDLASTYAGESTDEFDGFRVLENCNSGVSILMQTSTYADFKSLPIPQGKGSIKGIFSRDYGDDFNVLIINSSSDINFDNQQRCDPLELNCGLAATYGTTNLFYENFESQTNNKPIIGKGWTNYIEAGTKSWEAYSSTATNASLGRSARLQSASSGDASNIAWLITPAINVTGKNGTTLRFKTSNSLADSSFLEVLYSLDWDGTQSTIKTATWGVLSAAYVVKDSDSFVPWFNSGNVDLTCATGTIHIAFKYTGSGQESFDGVYELDEISIDYMP from the coding sequence ATGAGTAATACAAATAAGTTTATAATGGGAGCTTTAATGACCATCAGTTTTATAGCTTGTGTGAAAGATGATGATTATTCGGTTCCAGATACAATTATTAAGGAACCCAATATTCCAAGAAGTAATATCACAACTTTTAAAGCAATTGTGGAGCTTTATGAACAAGCAGTGAATGGTGGAAATACTACGGTTTTAATTAGAGATGAACAAGATTTATATATTGAAGGTTACGTTATTTCTAGTGATAAAGGTGGTAACTTTTTTGAAAAACTAATTATTCAAAATAAAGCTGACAATAGCGATCCCGATAACGATCCTCGTTTAGGACTTAGAATTGAAATAAATGCTAGTAGCCTATATAATACTTTTGAAATTGGCAGAAAGGTGTATGTAAAACTAAATGGATTAACCATTGGCCTGTCAAATGGTGTTATTGCTATTGGTAAAGGGGATTCTAATAAGGTGAAACAAATTCAAGCGTCGGAGTATCGCCAAATTATCATTAGAGGCACAGAGGTTGCGACACTTACTCCTAAAGTTGCCAACATAGAAGATTTAACAGGTAAAGATGAAAACACGCTTATTCAATTAAATAATATTCAAGTGAACCGTTTTGACTTAGCATCTACGTATGCAGGTGAATCTACCGACGAATTTGATGGATTTCGTGTTTTAGAAAACTGTAATTCTGGAGTATCTATTTTAATGCAAACCAGTACGTATGCCGATTTTAAATCATTACCTATTCCACAGGGTAAAGGCTCTATAAAGGGCATTTTTAGTAGAGATTATGGTGATGATTTTAATGTACTCATCATAAACAGTTCTTCGGATATTAATTTTGATAATCAGCAACGCTGCGACCCATTAGAATTAAATTGTGGTTTAGCAGCCACTTACGGAACTACTAATTTATTTTATGAAAATTTTGAATCGCAAACAAATAATAAACCTATAATTGGTAAAGGTTGGACCAATTATATTGAAGCAGGAACTAAAAGTTGGGAAGCTTATTCTTCAACAGCCACCAATGCATCTTTAGGCCGTTCGGCTCGATTGCAAAGTGCTAGTTCTGGAGATGCTAGTAATATAGCTTGGTTAATAACCCCTGCTATAAATGTAACGGGAAAAAATGGTACCACACTACGTTTTAAAACATCAAACAGTTTAGCAGATAGTAGTTTTTTGGAAGTGCTGTATTCTTTAGACTGGGATGGTACACAATCAACTATCAAAACTGCCACTTGGGGTGTGTTATCTGCAGCTTATGTGGTGAAAGATTCAGATTCTTTTGTGCCATGGTTTAACTCTGGAAATGTTGATTTAACATGTGCTACTGGAACTATTCACATTGCTTTTAAATACACAGGAAGCGGGCAAGAATCTTTTGATGGGGTCTATGAGTTGGATGAGATTAGTATTGATTATATGCCTTGA
- a CDS encoding TonB-dependent receptor, with the protein MKKELYISLFGMFSIFTVFAQQTIIKGSVKDAVSFEPIPNVSITIEETYQLTQTDADGVFIFSAHVPLGEQVLKISKAGYVTKRYPIVVNETRTVDITDMTLEFDVVSTQDIFTISLSDDELNDDTGGSDNISGLLAASLDIFQRTVAFEFSASFFRVRGLDSENSSVLINGIEMNKLFNGRPQWSHWGGLNDVLRNQELTSGLIPSAYNFGGILGTTNMNTRASNFGEGGQITYSFSNRSYTNRTMASYATGLMKGGWSMAFMLSRRWGNEGFQDATFYNSNSFFVSVDKKISDKQSLNITSIYAPNKRGKSSPNTQEVYDLKGIKYNEYWGWQDGEQRNSRTKEVDEPIVILNHYWNFSKNTSLTNAIAYQFGKQGNSRLDYNGTDLVNGYPEGGGSNPSATYYQNLPSYFERNFSNDLGFAYTAQQAFLNNGQINWNDLYSANISNTIQGGHAIYALYEDRVDDKQVTFNTTLNTQINDHIIFNAAINYKVLNSKNYAKVLDLLGSKGYLDVDGYANDFVNNPSAIQNDLLNPNRIVGVGDAFKYNYNLKAEVIGSYVQSQFKYNKIDFYTAGNVINTTYQREGVFENGSFPGVASVGNGKKVNFLGLGTKAGATYKITGKHLLDMNLGYISKAPFIQNTYSNSRENHNVVPNISKEKTSSIDASYIFRSPIMKAKLTGYYTHMKAANEISFFFADGIGAINAFTENSFNEDANFVQEILQGIKKKHVGSELGVESQITTSIKLKGAFAMGQFTYNNNPDLYLSSEDFTNVYLGKAHLKNYKLAAGPQTAYSMGFEYRDPDYWWFGATTNFFSNTYIDISTLTRSSNFNTDVDGQPFNDYDVTLAKALLKQERFEDYMIVNLTGGKSWRIKSKYIGMFVSVNNLLDVVHKTGGFEQSRNANFRELRDDKALNKPVFGSKYWYGRGTTYFVNVNYRI; encoded by the coding sequence ATGAAAAAAGAATTATATATTTCTTTATTCGGAATGTTTTCAATTTTTACAGTTTTTGCACAACAAACCATTATAAAGGGTAGTGTAAAAGATGCGGTATCTTTTGAGCCAATTCCAAATGTTTCTATCACTATAGAAGAAACTTACCAATTAACTCAAACAGATGCCGATGGCGTTTTTATATTTTCAGCCCATGTTCCTTTGGGCGAACAAGTTTTGAAAATTTCTAAAGCGGGATATGTTACCAAAAGATATCCTATCGTAGTCAATGAAACTAGAACGGTTGACATTACAGATATGACTTTAGAGTTTGATGTGGTAAGTACTCAAGATATTTTTACCATCTCCCTTTCTGATGATGAATTGAATGATGATACAGGTGGGTCTGATAACATCTCTGGGTTATTAGCAGCATCCTTAGATATCTTTCAACGCACCGTAGCTTTCGAGTTTAGTGCTTCTTTTTTTCGCGTGAGAGGTTTAGATTCAGAAAATAGCTCAGTTTTAATTAATGGTATCGAAATGAACAAGTTGTTTAATGGACGCCCACAGTGGAGTCATTGGGGCGGATTAAACGATGTACTTAGAAATCAAGAATTAACTTCTGGTTTAATTCCTTCAGCTTATAATTTTGGTGGTATATTAGGAACTACTAATATGAATACTAGAGCTTCAAATTTTGGTGAAGGCGGACAAATAACTTACTCATTTTCCAATAGAAGTTATACCAATAGAACTATGGCAAGTTATGCTACAGGGTTAATGAAAGGGGGTTGGTCTATGGCGTTTATGTTATCAAGACGTTGGGGTAATGAAGGTTTTCAAGATGCAACGTTTTATAATTCAAATTCATTTTTTGTTTCAGTAGATAAAAAAATTAGCGATAAACAGAGTTTAAATATCACATCTATTTATGCTCCCAATAAAAGAGGAAAATCATCACCAAACACCCAAGAAGTTTATGATTTAAAAGGGATCAAGTACAATGAATATTGGGGTTGGCAAGATGGTGAACAGCGAAATTCCAGAACAAAGGAGGTTGATGAACCTATTGTGATTTTGAATCATTATTGGAATTTTAGCAAGAATACATCTTTAACCAATGCCATAGCTTACCAATTCGGAAAACAAGGAAATAGTCGTTTAGATTATAATGGTACCGATTTAGTTAATGGTTACCCAGAAGGAGGGGGATCAAACCCAAGTGCTACCTATTACCAAAATCTACCAAGTTATTTTGAACGCAATTTCTCTAACGATTTAGGTTTTGCTTATACAGCGCAACAGGCATTTTTAAATAACGGACAGATTAATTGGAATGATTTATACAGTGCAAATATAAGTAACACAATACAAGGCGGTCATGCTATTTATGCATTGTATGAAGATCGTGTAGACGATAAACAAGTAACGTTTAACACTACATTAAATACTCAAATTAACGATCATATAATTTTTAATGCCGCCATCAATTATAAAGTATTAAACTCTAAAAATTATGCAAAGGTGCTCGACTTACTTGGTTCCAAGGGTTATTTAGATGTAGATGGATATGCCAATGATTTTGTAAACAATCCTAGTGCTATCCAAAATGATTTACTAAATCCAAACAGAATTGTTGGTGTTGGAGACGCGTTTAAATATAATTATAATCTTAAAGCAGAGGTTATTGGTAGCTATGTACAATCACAATTTAAATACAATAAGATAGATTTTTATACGGCAGGAAACGTTATTAATACCACTTACCAAAGAGAAGGTGTTTTTGAAAACGGCTCGTTTCCAGGAGTAGCATCAGTTGGAAATGGAAAAAAAGTAAACTTTTTAGGGTTGGGAACAAAAGCAGGAGCGACTTACAAAATTACAGGAAAACATCTACTTGATATGAATCTTGGGTATATTTCAAAAGCGCCGTTCATTCAAAACACCTATTCAAATTCTAGGGAGAATCATAATGTGGTTCCCAATATTTCCAAAGAAAAAACAAGTAGTATCGATGCTAGTTATATTTTTAGATCGCCTATAATGAAAGCGAAACTTACGGGCTATTATACGCATATGAAAGCTGCCAATGAAATCTCATTTTTCTTTGCTGATGGAATTGGGGCTATCAATGCTTTTACAGAAAATAGTTTTAATGAAGATGCAAATTTTGTACAAGAAATTCTTCAAGGCATCAAAAAGAAACATGTTGGTTCAGAATTGGGCGTTGAGTCTCAAATAACCACAAGTATTAAACTAAAAGGGGCGTTCGCTATGGGTCAATTTACCTATAATAATAATCCCGATTTATATTTATCATCCGAAGATTTTACCAATGTATATTTAGGGAAAGCCCATTTGAAAAACTACAAACTTGCAGCGGGCCCACAAACAGCTTATTCTATGGGTTTTGAATACAGAGATCCCGATTATTGGTGGTTTGGTGCAACCACTAATTTTTTTAGCAACACGTATATTGATATTAGTACGTTAACAAGAAGTTCAAATTTTAATACAGATGTTGATGGCCAACCTTTTAATGATTATGATGTAACACTTGCCAAGGCCTTATTAAAACAAGAACGATTTGAAGATTACATGATAGTAAACTTAACGGGGGGAAAATCATGGCGTATAAAAAGTAAGTACATCGGGATGTTTGTCAGTGTGAATAATCTTTTAGATGTAGTTCATAAAACGGGCGGATTTGAGCAATCTAGAAATGCCAATTTCAGAGAACTAAGAGATGATAAAGCATTAAATAAACCCGTTTTTGGTTCAAAATATTGGTATGGTAGAGGAACAACCTATTTTGTAAATGTGAATTATAGAATTTAA
- a CDS encoding endonuclease/exonuclease/phosphatase family protein produces the protein MKKAKLYFFVFIVCLFTKANSQDKKVYKIHTVAFYNLENLFDAIDDPDKFDESSPIMNIKTNREDVYKKKVNNMAHVIADIGKEDTNNSPAIIGVCEVENREVLEDVISDVLLRDKDYGIVHYHSPDARGIDVALLYQKKLFTPISTSSHELKIFDDENRKRVYTRDQLLVSGELEGDFIHLIVNHWPSRSGGEAKSKSKRVAAAKLTKHLVDSLQVIDPYAKIFIMGDLNDDPINESVKKVLRTEKDKEKVGLKGIYNPYENYYKEGIGTTAFRDAWSLFDQIMLTKPLLEKDYSSFQFYKAGIFNKNYLIEKSGTYKGYPKRSFSYGGFTDGFSDHFPVYVYLIKEVSN, from the coding sequence ATGAAAAAAGCCAAATTATATTTCTTCGTATTCATTGTTTGCCTATTCACTAAAGCAAACTCACAAGACAAAAAGGTTTACAAAATACATACGGTTGCTTTCTATAATTTAGAAAATTTATTTGATGCTATAGATGATCCTGACAAATTTGATGAATCGAGCCCTATTATGAACATAAAAACAAACAGAGAAGATGTTTATAAAAAAAAAGTAAACAACATGGCACATGTTATAGCGGATATTGGAAAAGAAGACACGAACAATTCCCCTGCTATTATTGGAGTTTGTGAAGTTGAAAATAGAGAAGTACTTGAAGATGTTATAAGTGATGTATTATTAAGAGATAAAGATTATGGTATTGTACATTATCACTCACCAGATGCCAGAGGTATTGATGTGGCACTTTTATATCAAAAAAAACTTTTTACACCCATTTCGACAAGTAGCCATGAATTAAAAATATTTGATGATGAAAACAGAAAACGTGTTTATACCAGAGACCAATTATTAGTGAGTGGTGAGTTGGAAGGTGATTTCATTCATCTAATAGTAAATCACTGGCCATCTAGAAGTGGTGGCGAGGCAAAAAGTAAATCCAAGCGTGTAGCGGCGGCTAAGTTAACCAAACATTTAGTCGATTCACTTCAAGTAATAGACCCATATGCAAAGATTTTTATTATGGGAGATTTGAATGATGACCCTATTAACGAAAGCGTTAAAAAGGTTTTAAGAACTGAAAAAGACAAAGAAAAAGTGGGTCTAAAAGGCATTTACAATCCATATGAAAATTATTATAAAGAAGGTATAGGTACTACAGCTTTTAGAGATGCTTGGAGTTTATTTGATCAAATAATGCTTACCAAACCATTACTTGAAAAAGACTATTCGTCATTTCAATTTTACAAAGCAGGTATTTTCAATAAAAATTATCTCATTGAGAAATCAGGCACTTATAAAGGTTACCCTAAACGCAGTTTCTCATATGGCGGTTTTACCGATGGGTTTAGCGATCACTTTCCAGTGTATGTGTACCTTATAAAAGAAGTTAGCAATTAA
- a CDS encoding TonB-dependent receptor — translation MKKIPQFLLMAVAFLFTTVMMAQSAITGTIIDAELNSPLPGANVVEKGTTNGVSSDFDGKFKLETTTSVGQIVISFVGYSSVTLKFTGSANLGNIKLTPDNSLDEIVIIGSGVIDLAEDRKTPIAVSTIKANQIQEKTGTSDLPEILKSTPSVQSVQKGGFGEGQLFLRGFDQTNTAFLLNGQPINGVEDGKMYWSNWSGVLDVAQAVQIQRGLGSSKLAISSVGGTVNIVTKTIDRREGGFVQQMIANDNYTKTTASYSTGLSEKGWAFTALLGHWQGEGYADRTDGQGQTYFLSLGYKPNENNIFNLMITGAPQWHAASGYNTLETYLDKGRRYNFAFTGVNSPNNISEGYYPTGRNVYHKPVANLSWDLTINDQSSLSTVLYASAGRGTFASTISSGGVPTYARGSNNNHNWYGMVSNYNNQLNEYLSFNVGADVRLYNGIHFRSVNEFLSIDSIDDSSNYNGGSYTISKTFGGINPWNLLFNTNNDHAQRFHGYYDYEEKINYTGVFGQLEYSKDQLSAFFQGSASTQSHFRTEYGEAENEGEAEDSDKINNTGFNAKAGAAYNINENNIVFVNAGYYSRQPYHSDLFINDRSSNQLNPFVEGNQKITGFEAGYKLLGNRFSANLNVYHTTWADKVDYSSKDTDSDGLADEFTKTSPLKQVHMGVELEIFTRPIDGLNINGYVSVGDWTYNGNITTRTTDDTGAVIANGDTSYIDGVKVGEAAQFTAGVSADYEILPRLKIGANWNQYDNLYGAADFGSDEFKTDNNRGSIKLPSYDTVDTGVSYKWLLGKEDQNSLQFRVNINNVFDEVYIENSRDNIHVDSGDVAWKGVNVKNGVWFGYGRTWNFSLRYNF, via the coding sequence ATGAAAAAAATCCCTCAATTTTTATTGATGGCTGTGGCGTTTTTATTCACTACAGTTATGATGGCTCAAAGTGCCATAACAGGTACTATTATTGATGCCGAACTTAATTCTCCACTACCTGGTGCGAATGTTGTTGAAAAAGGAACAACGAATGGTGTTTCTTCAGATTTCGACGGTAAGTTTAAATTAGAAACAACGACCTCTGTTGGTCAAATTGTTATTTCCTTTGTTGGCTATAGTTCAGTTACTTTAAAATTTACTGGAAGTGCCAATTTAGGTAACATTAAATTAACACCAGATAATTCACTTGATGAAATCGTGATTATTGGTTCTGGAGTTATAGATTTAGCTGAAGACAGGAAAACGCCAATTGCTGTTTCTACAATTAAAGCAAATCAAATTCAAGAAAAAACAGGAACATCAGATTTACCAGAAATCTTGAAATCAACACCTTCAGTTCAATCTGTTCAAAAGGGAGGTTTTGGTGAAGGTCAATTATTTTTACGTGGTTTTGACCAAACGAATACAGCATTTTTACTTAACGGTCAACCAATTAACGGTGTAGAAGATGGTAAAATGTATTGGTCTAACTGGTCTGGTGTTTTAGATGTGGCACAAGCAGTTCAAATCCAACGTGGTTTAGGATCTTCTAAATTAGCAATTTCATCAGTTGGAGGTACCGTTAATATTGTTACAAAAACTATTGATAGAAGAGAAGGTGGTTTTGTACAACAAATGATTGCGAATGATAATTACACTAAAACGACTGCTTCATATTCAACAGGTCTAAGTGAAAAAGGTTGGGCATTTACAGCGTTGTTAGGACATTGGCAAGGAGAAGGTTATGCAGATCGTACTGATGGACAAGGTCAAACGTATTTTTTATCTCTTGGTTATAAACCAAACGAAAATAATATTTTCAATTTGATGATTACAGGTGCACCACAGTGGCATGCAGCCTCTGGATATAACACTTTAGAGACTTATTTAGATAAAGGGAGAAGATATAATTTTGCTTTTACAGGCGTTAATAGCCCAAATAACATAAGTGAAGGATATTACCCAACAGGAAGAAATGTATATCATAAACCTGTAGCTAATTTAAGTTGGGATCTAACTATTAATGATCAATCATCTTTATCTACGGTATTATATGCTTCTGCGGGAAGAGGAACTTTTGCTTCAACAATATCATCAGGAGGAGTTCCAACCTATGCTAGAGGGTCTAATAACAACCACAACTGGTATGGTATGGTTTCAAATTATAACAACCAGTTAAATGAGTATTTAAGTTTTAACGTTGGTGCTGATGTACGTTTATATAATGGAATTCATTTTAGAAGTGTTAACGAATTCTTATCTATTGATTCTATAGACGATTCTAGTAATTATAATGGAGGTAGTTATACAATAAGTAAAACTTTTGGTGGTATTAATCCATGGAACTTGCTATTTAATACAAATAATGACCATGCTCAACGTTTTCATGGTTATTATGATTACGAAGAAAAAATTAATTATACAGGAGTATTTGGCCAATTAGAATATTCCAAAGATCAATTGTCAGCATTTTTTCAAGGGTCTGCATCAACACAATCACATTTTAGAACAGAATATGGTGAAGCTGAAAATGAAGGAGAGGCTGAAGATTCTGATAAAATAAATAATACAGGTTTTAATGCAAAAGCAGGGGCTGCCTATAATATAAACGAAAATAACATTGTTTTTGTTAATGCAGGATATTATTCACGTCAACCTTACCATAGTGACTTATTCATTAATGATAGATCATCAAATCAATTAAATCCTTTTGTGGAAGGTAATCAAAAGATAACAGGATTTGAAGCAGGATATAAGCTTCTAGGGAATAGGTTTTCAGCTAATTTGAATGTATACCATACTACTTGGGCTGATAAAGTTGATTATAGCTCTAAAGATACAGATAGTGATGGTTTAGCCGATGAGTTTACTAAAACGAGTCCTTTAAAACAGGTACATATGGGAGTGGAATTAGAAATATTCACACGTCCTATTGATGGATTAAATATTAATGGTTATGTATCTGTAGGAGATTGGACTTATAATGGAAATATTACAACAAGAACAACAGATGATACAGGAGCAGTAATAGCAAATGGAGATACTAGTTATATAGATGGTGTTAAAGTGGGCGAAGCAGCTCAATTTACAGCTGGAGTTAGTGCTGATTATGAAATATTACCTCGTTTAAAAATTGGAGCAAACTGGAATCAATATGACAACCTGTACGGTGCTGCCGATTTTGGTTCTGATGAATTTAAAACGGATAATAATAGAGGATCTATTAAACTACCTTCTTATGACACTGTAGATACAGGAGTTTCATATAAATGGTTATTAGGTAAAGAGGATCAAAACTCTTTACAATTCAGAGTTAATATTAACAATGTTTTTGATGAAGTATATATTGAAAACTCTAGAGATAACATTCATGTAGATTCAGGTGATGTTGCTTGGAAAGGTGTTAATGTGAAAAATGGAGTATGGTTCGGTTACGGTAGAACATGGAACTTTAGCCTGCGTTACAATTTCTAA
- the pgi gene encoding glucose-6-phosphate isomerase: MPLPTINPTTTKAWKKLEDHYNNIRNNHMKDLFAQDGERADKFTVKWDDFYVDFSKNRITEDTLKYLLELADEVKLKEAIISQFSGDIINQTEGRAVLHTALRAPKEANFKVDGVNVMPEIYAVKQKIEAFTNEVVNGDLKGFTGKVFTDVVNIGIGGSDLGPAMVVETLQYYKNHLTTHFVSNVDGDHVNEVIKKLNPETTLFVIVSKTFTTQETLSNANTLKAWFLKSANKEAIAKHFVAVSTNIKNVKAFGIDENNIFPMWDWVGGRFSLWSAVGLTISLAVGYKNFDSLLKGANKMDEHFKNEDFKTNIPVVLALISVWYNNFFKAETEAIIPYSQYLNQFATYLQQGIMESNGKSVDRNGNPVDYQTGTIIWGEPGTNSQHAFFQLIHQGTKLIPADFIGFTKSLHGNQDHQDKLMSNFLAQTEALLNGKTEAEVVAEGTDSKIVPFKIFQGNKPTNTIFINKLTPESLGKLIAMYEHKIFVQGIIWNIFSYDQFGVELGKQLASKILQEFNNSTVNNHDSSTQNLLNHYKNMS, encoded by the coding sequence ATGCCGCTACCAACCATAAATCCTACAACAACAAAAGCTTGGAAAAAGCTTGAAGATCATTATAACAACATTCGTAATAATCATATGAAAGATTTGTTTGCTCAAGATGGAGAAAGAGCAGATAAATTTACAGTGAAGTGGGACGATTTTTATGTAGATTTTTCTAAAAATAGAATAACAGAAGACACTTTAAAATATCTTTTAGAACTAGCCGATGAGGTGAAGTTAAAAGAGGCTATTATAAGTCAGTTTTCTGGAGATATAATCAACCAAACTGAAGGACGTGCCGTTTTACATACTGCCTTACGTGCACCAAAAGAGGCCAATTTTAAGGTAGATGGAGTAAATGTAATGCCTGAAATATATGCTGTAAAACAAAAAATTGAAGCTTTTACGAATGAAGTCGTAAATGGTGATTTAAAAGGTTTTACAGGAAAAGTATTTACCGATGTGGTTAATATTGGTATTGGAGGTTCGGATTTAGGACCAGCCATGGTTGTTGAAACGCTTCAATATTATAAGAATCATTTAACCACTCATTTCGTAAGTAATGTAGATGGCGATCATGTAAATGAAGTTATTAAAAAACTAAACCCAGAAACCACACTGTTTGTAATTGTTTCAAAAACATTTACTACGCAAGAAACACTTTCTAACGCAAATACTCTAAAAGCTTGGTTTTTAAAATCGGCTAACAAAGAAGCTATTGCAAAACATTTCGTGGCAGTGTCTACCAATATTAAAAACGTAAAAGCTTTTGGTATAGATGAAAACAATATTTTCCCTATGTGGGATTGGGTTGGAGGCCGTTTTTCTTTATGGAGTGCTGTTGGTTTAACTATTAGTTTAGCGGTTGGATATAAAAATTTTGATAGTTTGTTAAAAGGAGCTAACAAAATGGACGAGCATTTCAAAAATGAAGATTTTAAAACCAATATTCCCGTTGTATTAGCATTAATAAGTGTGTGGTATAATAACTTTTTTAAAGCGGAAACGGAAGCTATTATTCCCTATTCTCAATACTTGAATCAGTTTGCTACTTATTTACAACAAGGTATTATGGAAAGTAATGGTAAAAGTGTCGACAGAAATGGTAACCCCGTAGATTACCAAACAGGAACTATTATTTGGGGTGAGCCAGGAACGAATTCACAACACGCTTTTTTCCAATTAATACATCAAGGAACAAAATTAATTCCTGCCGATTTTATAGGGTTTACTAAATCATTACATGGTAATCAAGACCATCAAGATAAGTTAATGTCTAACTTTTTAGCACAAACCGAAGCACTATTAAATGGCAAAACTGAAGCTGAAGTAGTTGCAGAAGGAACCGATTCAAAAATTGTCCCATTTAAAATATTTCAAGGAAATAAACCCACTAATACTATTTTTATTAACAAATTAACGCCTGAAAGCTTAGGGAAATTAATAGCGATGTACGAGCATAAAATATTTGTGCAAGGTATTATTTGGAACATATTTAGTTACGACCAATTTGGTGTCGAGTTAGGTAAGCAATTAGCTAGTAAAATTTTACAAGAATTTAACAATAGCACGGTTAACAATCATGACTCTTCAACTCAAAATTTATTGAATCATTATAAAAATATGTCTTAA